The Oxalobacteraceae bacterium OTU3CINTB1 genome includes a window with the following:
- a CDS encoding DEAD/DEAH box helicase, with protein sequence MADPKLLAEFDALEFNEKMILALLALIGEPVGRTAILDHLNKARIEDKDGRHYNVGTLDESMRKLERLAFISVVTGRGFVCNPKLRWPAMRASIGTHALDDLCEAYDELVPMRQTWNNVEPRSYRAGMARLRMGLLRGQAPQQIQPLLAFCLGSYEAAQLHPIVDIFGRPFEPGMIARVHPLLQDDVLAVLLENAKRELPTVPVIREFCEQHLQRRLAAKDDISPELRLALAEDAILCGRLDDAKRYLERTAGPQSQFLASTIVLLRGATGAAFAGYEAALKLLRRETGKRKHLFAGIGAYLYLLSLLRSEDPKHQKAADAYLEIAVRMPPNYDAAIHQQIDMLRQIRAGTMQTDVVSALPWDLGPQTQLFQCLLYFWLSLPHLNERRLQLQELFENAERAGYLFIAAQAAALLGHLGDVDQQRHASALRTRLGIPDMTVWFERQEAWQRQLSALINLQQPATADAAGATRLVWQLTYDNRHGLTDVAPVEQKRDARGLWSKGRAVGLKRLRFEPEQFDFLTPQDVRVSEAISVAHRSYQSSGLAYEIDPQRAASALIGHPLLFWADAPDTRVEMLAGEPELLIKKSPGNLEIRLHPRIPDDNSSVIVSKETPTRLRVVSILDEHRRIAAIVGDSLTVPAHAEQQVLHAISSISSLVTVQSEIGGAAPDMQQVEADTRLHVHLLPYQHGLKMQILVRPLANGAYYAPGAGADSVIADVGGKPVQARRHLIDERDAERELIAKCPVLESAEQDHGEWLLGQPALCLQLLVELQEMKAGSIVLAWPEGEKFRVTAKVETKQVRLSIKSNKDWFAASGEVQIDEDKVMDLRTLLELMQKNQSRFVELGENRYLALTEELHRRLREVSAYGELTADGVRLHPLAAFALEELADDVGGLKADKLWKEHLQRMASQAAFEPHLPSTLQAELRDYQLEGFNWLARLAHWGVGACLADDMGLGKTLQAIALILSRAPQGPTLVIAPTSVCMNWISEAARFAPTLSVKLFGAGDRAGTMSTLQPYDVVVASYGLLQLESALFAGVQWNTIVLDEAQAIKNGATKRSQAVMALKGDFRMIATGTPLENHLGELWNLFRFINPGLLGSIEQFNLRFAAPIEKPQDHRAELGARNRLRRLIQPFMLRRTKAQVLTELPSRTEITLEVDLSKEETALYESLRRTALENLAAVEGPAEKKSIQILAEIMRLRRACCNPNLIAPELGLASSKLAAFAHLLEGLLENRHKVLVFSQFVDHLSLIRAHLDANGISYQYLDGSTSMADRKKRVDAFQAGIGDVFLISLKAGGVGINLTAADYVIHMDPWWNPAVEDQASDRAHRMGQLRPVTIYRLVARHTIEEGIVDLHQHKRDLADSLLEGSDVSGRMSAGEMLNMLQEGLKK encoded by the coding sequence ATGGCCGACCCGAAGCTGCTTGCCGAATTTGACGCGCTTGAATTCAACGAAAAAATGATACTGGCGCTGCTCGCCCTGATCGGCGAGCCGGTCGGACGCACCGCCATCCTCGATCATTTGAACAAAGCGCGCATCGAGGACAAGGACGGCCGCCACTACAACGTCGGCACCCTGGACGAATCGATGCGCAAGCTGGAACGGCTGGCCTTCATCAGCGTCGTCACCGGGCGTGGCTTCGTTTGCAACCCCAAGCTGCGCTGGCCGGCCATGCGCGCCTCGATCGGCACCCACGCGCTCGACGATCTGTGCGAAGCCTACGACGAGCTGGTGCCGATGCGCCAGACCTGGAACAACGTCGAGCCGCGCAGCTACCGCGCCGGCATGGCGCGCCTGCGCATGGGCCTTTTGCGCGGCCAGGCGCCGCAGCAGATCCAGCCGCTCCTGGCTTTCTGCCTGGGCAGCTACGAGGCGGCGCAGCTGCACCCGATCGTCGACATCTTCGGCCGCCCGTTCGAGCCGGGCATGATCGCGCGCGTCCATCCACTGCTGCAGGACGACGTGCTGGCGGTGCTGCTGGAAAACGCCAAGCGTGAACTGCCCACCGTGCCGGTGATCCGCGAATTCTGCGAGCAGCACCTGCAACGGCGGCTGGCGGCCAAGGACGACATCAGTCCCGAACTGCGTCTGGCGCTGGCGGAGGACGCCATCCTGTGCGGACGCCTGGACGACGCCAAGCGCTATCTGGAACGCACCGCCGGCCCGCAAAGCCAGTTCCTCGCCAGCACCATCGTGCTGCTGCGCGGCGCCACCGGCGCGGCCTTTGCCGGCTACGAGGCGGCGCTCAAGCTGCTGCGGCGCGAAACTGGCAAGCGCAAGCACCTGTTCGCCGGCATCGGCGCGTATCTGTATCTGCTGTCGCTGTTGCGCAGCGAAGACCCCAAACATCAAAAAGCAGCGGACGCCTACCTCGAGATCGCGGTACGCATGCCGCCAAACTACGACGCCGCCATCCACCAGCAGATCGACATGCTGCGCCAGATCCGCGCCGGCACCATGCAGACGGACGTCGTCTCGGCACTGCCGTGGGATCTTGGCCCGCAAACGCAGTTGTTCCAGTGCCTGCTGTATTTCTGGCTGTCGTTGCCGCATCTGAACGAGCGCCGCTTGCAGTTGCAGGAGCTGTTCGAGAACGCCGAACGCGCCGGCTACCTGTTCATCGCGGCGCAGGCGGCCGCCCTGCTCGGCCACCTGGGCGATGTCGACCAGCAGCGCCACGCGAGCGCACTGCGTACGCGCCTCGGCATCCCGGACATGACCGTATGGTTCGAGCGGCAGGAGGCCTGGCAGCGGCAGTTGTCGGCGCTGATCAATCTTCAGCAGCCGGCGACGGCCGACGCGGCCGGCGCCACGCGCCTGGTCTGGCAGCTGACCTACGACAACCGCCACGGCCTGACCGACGTCGCGCCGGTCGAACAAAAACGCGATGCGCGCGGCCTGTGGAGCAAGGGCCGCGCCGTGGGCCTCAAACGCCTGCGCTTCGAGCCGGAACAATTCGACTTCCTGACGCCGCAGGACGTGCGCGTGTCGGAGGCGATCTCGGTGGCACACCGCAGCTACCAGTCCAGCGGCCTGGCCTATGAGATCGATCCGCAGCGCGCCGCCTCGGCGCTGATCGGCCACCCGCTGCTGTTCTGGGCCGACGCGCCCGATACGCGCGTGGAGATGCTGGCCGGCGAGCCGGAACTACTGATCAAGAAAAGCCCGGGCAACCTGGAGATTCGCCTGCACCCGCGCATCCCCGACGACAATTCGTCCGTCATCGTCAGCAAGGAGACGCCGACCCGCCTGCGCGTGGTCAGCATCCTCGACGAGCACCGCCGCATCGCCGCCATCGTCGGCGACAGCCTGACAGTGCCGGCGCACGCCGAGCAGCAGGTGCTGCACGCGATCAGCTCCATCTCGTCGCTGGTGACGGTGCAGTCGGAAATCGGCGGCGCGGCGCCGGACATGCAGCAGGTGGAAGCCGACACGCGCCTGCACGTGCACCTGCTGCCCTACCAGCACGGCCTGAAGATGCAGATCCTGGTGCGGCCGCTGGCCAACGGCGCCTATTACGCGCCGGGCGCCGGCGCCGACAGCGTGATCGCCGATGTCGGCGGCAAGCCGGTGCAGGCGCGCCGCCACCTGATCGACGAACGCGACGCTGAACGTGAACTGATCGCCAAGTGCCCGGTGCTCGAATCGGCTGAGCAGGATCACGGCGAATGGCTGCTCGGCCAGCCGGCGCTGTGCCTGCAATTGCTGGTGGAGCTGCAGGAGATGAAGGCCGGCAGCATCGTGCTGGCCTGGCCGGAAGGCGAGAAATTCCGCGTCACCGCCAAGGTCGAGACCAAGCAGGTGCGCCTGTCCATCAAGAGCAACAAGGACTGGTTCGCGGCAAGCGGCGAAGTGCAGATCGACGAAGACAAGGTGATGGACCTGCGCACGCTGCTGGAGCTGATGCAGAAGAACCAGAGCCGCTTCGTCGAACTGGGCGAAAACCGCTACCTGGCGCTGACCGAGGAGCTGCACCGGCGCCTGCGCGAGGTGTCGGCCTACGGCGAGCTGACCGCCGACGGCGTTCGCCTGCATCCGCTGGCCGCGTTCGCGCTGGAGGAGCTGGCCGACGATGTCGGCGGCCTGAAGGCGGACAAGCTGTGGAAGGAGCACCTGCAGCGCATGGCGTCGCAGGCGGCGTTCGAACCGCATCTGCCCAGCACCTTGCAGGCCGAGTTGCGCGACTATCAGCTGGAGGGCTTCAACTGGCTGGCGCGCCTCGCGCATTGGGGCGTGGGCGCCTGCCTGGCCGACGACATGGGCCTTGGTAAAACCTTGCAGGCGATCGCGCTGATCCTGTCGCGCGCGCCGCAGGGCCCGACGCTGGTGATCGCGCCGACGTCCGTGTGCATGAACTGGATCAGCGAAGCGGCACGCTTCGCGCCGACCCTCAGCGTCAAGCTGTTCGGCGCCGGCGACCGCGCCGGGACCATGTCCACCTTGCAGCCGTACGACGTGGTGGTGGCCAGCTATGGCCTGCTGCAGCTGGAATCGGCGCTGTTCGCCGGCGTGCAGTGGAACACCATCGTGCTCGATGAAGCGCAGGCGATCAAGAACGGCGCCACCAAGCGCTCGCAGGCCGTGATGGCGCTGAAGGGCGACTTCCGCATGATCGCCACCGGCACGCCGCTGGAAAACCACCTGGGCGAGTTGTGGAACCTGTTCCGCTTCATCAATCCGGGCCTGCTGGGCAGCATCGAGCAGTTCAACCTGCGCTTCGCCGCGCCGATCGAAAAGCCGCAGGACCACCGCGCCGAACTGGGTGCGCGCAACCGCCTGCGCCGCCTGATCCAGCCGTTCATGCTGCGCCGGACCAAGGCGCAGGTGCTGACCGAGCTGCCGTCGCGCACCGAGATCACCCTGGAGGTCGACCTGTCGAAAGAAGAGACGGCGCTGTATGAATCGCTGCGCCGCACGGCGCTGGAGAACCTGGCCGCCGTCGAAGGCCCGGCCGAGAAGAAATCGATCCAGATCCTGGCCGAGATCATGCGCTTGCGGCGCGCCTGCTGCAACCCAAACCTGATCGCGCCGGAGCTGGGACTGGCCAGCAGCAAGCTGGCGGCGTTCGCGCACCTGCTCGAAGGGCTGCTGGAGAACCGCCACAAGGTGCTGGTGTTCAGCCAGTTCGTCGACCACCTGTCGCTGATCCGCGCGCACCTGGACGCCAACGGCATCAGCTACCAGTACCTCGACGGTTCCACCTCGATGGCCGACCGCAAGAAGCGGGTGGACGCCTTCCAGGCCGGCATCGGCGACGTCTTCCTGATCAGCCTGAAGGCGGGCGGGGTCGGCATCAACCTGACCGCCGCCGACTACGTGATCCACATGGACCCGTGGTGGAATCCGGCGGTGGAGGACCAGGCCTCGGACCGCGCCCACCGCATGGGCCAGTTGCGCCCGGTGACCATCTACCGCCTGGTGGCGCGCCACACGATCGAGGAAGGCATCGTCGACCTGCACCAGCACAAGCGCGACCTGGCCGACAGCTTGCTCGAGGGCAGCGACGTCTCGGGCCGCATGTCGGCCGGCGAGATGCTCAACATGCTGCAGGAAGGCTTAAAAAAATAA
- a CDS encoding CBS domain-containing protein gives MSREVSSVSPEDSIRQAAEMMDDLDVGALPVTEGNRLLGMITDRDITIRATAAGLGPDETQVNEVMTEDVCHCYEDQTIDEVMQDMRDLQVRRVPVVSRDTHTLIGIVALADLTDPEADTDAEETAETLRDISAPIGGGQQSAQA, from the coding sequence ATGAGCAGGGAAGTCAGCAGCGTCTCACCGGAGGATTCGATACGCCAGGCGGCGGAGATGATGGACGATCTGGATGTCGGGGCGCTGCCGGTGACAGAAGGCAATCGCCTGCTCGGCATGATCACCGATCGCGACATCACCATCCGCGCCACCGCGGCCGGCCTTGGTCCCGACGAGACGCAGGTGAACGAGGTGATGACCGAGGATGTCTGCCATTGCTACGAGGACCAGACGATCGATGAGGTGATGCAGGATATGCGCGATCTGCAGGTGCGCCGGGTGCCGGTGGTCAGCCGCGACACCCACACGCTGATCGGTATCGTCGCTCTGGCCGACCTGACCGATCCGGAAGCCGACACCGACGCCGAGGAAACCGCGGAAACGCTGCGCGATATTTCGGCGCCGATCGGCGGCGGGCAGCAGTCCGCCCAAGCATAG
- a CDS encoding DUF885 domain-containing protein, which translates to MIKTKIALAVVMAALAFAPAGAATTNKDASTSSKNKNAKSSKNTGKTGTKSATASKAGKSSKTTKKSGNGKAVAAAAATTAVVAARPAVAAVSERRQDRSFDTLSNQFLNALWRIDSESAIYAGKYDTAATLSIPDAATQTRELAFIDDWKLRFGKVNASQLSPKQRTDLALLINKLDSDRFRLTTLREFEWNPASYNVAGPLDLILGTEYAAQPQRLRTLLKRIASIPAYYEAARNNIVNPTREHTRLAIKQAPGVQTVLIEVNKAAQASILTPIEKQQFTQRVNAALTAVDGYVAFLTEMDKLMDTRGRRTFRIGKAMYEQKFAYDIQSGSTAEQTYQKALAAREDLLANMDKLSDGMWDKYFPGVAKPADRFAKIGMMIDKLSANHVRREDFVNEIKRQIPVLQDWVISKNLLTLDRNKQLEVRATPAYQAGVAGASIDAPGPYRPQDRTYYNVTPLDGATAEAAESSLREYNHWILQILNIHEAIPGHYAQLVYANKSPSIVKSIFGNGAMVEGWAVYGERMMLESGYGDNAPEMWLMYSKWNLRSVTNTILDYSVHVLGMTEEQAIDLLTRQAFQTRTEAVEKWHRVQVSSVQLTSYFSGYSEIMELREERKQALGEKFNLKDFHEQFLSYGSAPVRVIKGLMTK; encoded by the coding sequence ATGATCAAGACAAAAATTGCACTGGCGGTGGTGATGGCGGCACTTGCCTTCGCACCTGCCGGCGCGGCGACCACCAACAAGGACGCCAGCACCAGTAGTAAAAACAAGAACGCCAAGAGTAGCAAAAACACCGGCAAGACAGGCACCAAAAGCGCCACCGCCAGCAAGGCTGGCAAAAGCAGCAAGACAACGAAGAAAAGCGGCAACGGCAAAGCTGTCGCGGCCGCTGCGGCGACAACGGCGGTGGTCGCCGCAAGGCCGGCCGTGGCCGCCGTGTCGGAACGGCGTCAGGACCGCTCGTTCGACACCCTCAGCAACCAGTTCCTCAACGCGCTGTGGCGCATCGATTCGGAAAGCGCGATCTACGCCGGCAAGTACGACACCGCCGCCACCTTGAGCATTCCGGACGCGGCCACGCAGACCAGGGAACTGGCCTTCATCGACGACTGGAAACTGCGCTTCGGCAAAGTCAACGCCAGCCAGCTGTCGCCCAAGCAGCGCACCGACCTGGCGCTGCTGATCAACAAGCTCGATAGCGACCGCTTCCGCCTGACCACCTTGCGCGAGTTCGAGTGGAACCCGGCCAGCTACAACGTCGCCGGTCCGCTGGACCTGATCCTGGGCACCGAATACGCGGCCCAGCCGCAGCGCCTGCGCACCTTGCTCAAGCGCATCGCCAGCATTCCGGCGTACTACGAGGCGGCGCGCAACAACATCGTCAACCCGACCCGCGAACACACGCGCCTGGCGATCAAGCAGGCGCCCGGCGTGCAGACCGTGCTGATCGAAGTCAACAAGGCCGCACAGGCCTCGATCCTGACGCCGATCGAGAAGCAGCAGTTCACGCAGCGCGTCAACGCGGCGCTGACGGCGGTCGACGGCTATGTGGCCTTCCTGACCGAGATGGACAAGCTGATGGACACCCGGGGCCGCCGCACCTTCCGCATCGGCAAGGCGATGTATGAGCAGAAGTTCGCCTACGATATCCAATCCGGCAGCACCGCCGAACAGACCTATCAGAAGGCGCTCGCCGCGCGCGAGGACCTGCTGGCCAATATGGACAAGCTGTCCGATGGGATGTGGGACAAGTATTTCCCCGGTGTGGCCAAGCCGGCCGACCGTTTCGCCAAGATCGGCATGATGATCGACAAACTGTCGGCCAACCACGTGCGGCGCGAGGATTTCGTCAACGAGATCAAACGCCAGATACCGGTGCTGCAGGACTGGGTGATCAGCAAAAACCTGCTGACCCTGGACCGCAACAAGCAGCTCGAAGTGCGCGCGACGCCGGCCTATCAGGCGGGTGTGGCCGGCGCCAGCATCGACGCGCCGGGACCGTACCGGCCGCAGGACCGCACCTACTACAACGTCACGCCGCTCGACGGCGCGACAGCGGAGGCGGCCGAGAGCAGCCTGCGCGAGTACAACCACTGGATCCTGCAGATCCTCAATATCCACGAGGCGATCCCGGGCCACTACGCGCAGCTGGTGTATGCCAACAAGTCGCCGTCGATCGTCAAATCGATCTTCGGCAACGGCGCGATGGTCGAGGGCTGGGCGGTCTACGGCGAACGCATGATGCTGGAGTCCGGCTACGGCGACAACGCGCCGGAGATGTGGCTGATGTATTCGAAGTGGAACCTGCGCAGCGTGACCAACACCATCCTCGACTACAGCGTGCACGTGCTGGGGATGACGGAGGAGCAGGCGATCGACCTGCTGACGCGCCAGGCCTTCCAGACGCGCACCGAGGCGGTCGAGAAGTGGCACCGGGTGCAGGTGTCGTCGGTGCAGCTGACCAGCTATTTCAGCGGCTACAGCGAGATCATGGAATTGCGCGAGGAACGCAAGCAGGCCTTGGGCGAGAAGTTCAACCTGAAGGATTTCCACGAACAATTCCTCAGCTACGGCAGCGCGCCGGTGCGGGTGATCAAGGGCTTGATGACGAAGTAG
- the tatC gene encoding twin-arginine translocase subunit TatC, whose product MTTPNSGEETFISHLVELRDRLVKASIGVALVCLGLMIWPGPAQIYDFIAQPMIASLPVGSKMIATGVISPFLVPMKVTLVISIILSLPWVLYQLWAFVAPGLYAHEKRLIAPLVISSSFLFMSGVAFCYFLVFGRVFQFIAEFSPQSIAVTPDIENYLDFVMSMCLAFGATFEVPVVVVILVRMGFVTVAKLKEIRPYAIVGAFVIAAIVTPPDAVSMFSLAIPMCLLFELGLLVAPMFVRMSTAPEEKQS is encoded by the coding sequence ATGACTACACCGAATTCCGGCGAAGAAACCTTCATCTCCCACCTGGTCGAACTGCGCGACCGTCTGGTCAAGGCGTCGATCGGCGTGGCGCTGGTGTGCCTGGGGTTGATGATCTGGCCGGGTCCGGCGCAAATCTACGACTTCATCGCGCAGCCGATGATCGCGTCCTTGCCGGTCGGCTCGAAGATGATCGCCACCGGCGTCATTTCGCCGTTCCTGGTGCCGATGAAGGTGACCCTGGTGATTTCGATCATCCTGTCGCTGCCGTGGGTGCTGTACCAGCTGTGGGCGTTCGTCGCGCCGGGCCTGTACGCGCACGAGAAGCGCCTGATCGCCCCGCTGGTCATTTCGTCGTCGTTCCTGTTCATGTCGGGCGTGGCATTCTGCTACTTCCTGGTGTTCGGCCGGGTGTTCCAGTTCATCGCCGAGTTCTCGCCGCAGTCGATCGCGGTGACGCCGGATATCGAAAACTATCTCGATTTCGTCATGTCGATGTGCCTGGCCTTCGGCGCGACCTTCGAGGTGCCGGTGGTGGTGGTGATCCTGGTGCGCATGGGATTTGTCACCGTCGCCAAGCTCAAGGAAATCCGTCCCTACGCCATCGTCGGCGCGTTTGTCATCGCCGCGATCGTTACGCCGCCGGATGCGGTCAGCATGTTCTCGCTGGCTATTCCGATGTGCCTGCTGTTCGAGCTGGGCCTGCTGGTGGCGCCGATGTTCGTGCGCATGTCGACCGCGCCGGAAGAGAAGCAGTCCTGA
- the tatB gene encoding Sec-independent protein translocase protein TatB, with product MIDLGLTKLAVIGVVALIVIGPEKLPRVARMAGTLYGRAQRYLNEVKSEVSREIELEELKNLHKTVQDAAQNIKSDVENSISQNISEVENAWHDTPASIPDTASYGSVSTDDLARKAREFRRKKVVRSAAIPAWYKQRHGGKLHVTSGAARVARFRPRGNTNASFY from the coding sequence ATGATCGATCTCGGTCTCACCAAACTTGCAGTGATCGGCGTGGTTGCGCTGATCGTCATCGGTCCCGAAAAGCTGCCGCGCGTCGCGCGCATGGCCGGGACTCTGTACGGGCGCGCCCAGCGCTACCTGAACGAGGTCAAATCCGAGGTCTCGCGCGAAATCGAGCTGGAGGAATTGAAAAACCTCCACAAGACGGTGCAGGACGCCGCTCAGAACATCAAGAGTGATGTGGAAAACTCGATTTCGCAGAATATCTCCGAAGTCGAAAACGCCTGGCACGACACGCCGGCCTCGATACCAGACACCGCCTCGTACGGCAGCGTGAGCACCGACGACCTGGCGCGCAAAGCGCGCGAATTCCGCCGCAAGAAGGTGGTGCGCAGCGCCGCCATTCCGGCCTGGTACAAGCAGCGCCACGGCGGCAAACTGCACGTCACCTCCGGCGCGGCGCGGGTCGCCCGCTTCCGTCCACGCGGCAACACCAACGCTAGCTTCTACTAA
- the tatA gene encoding Sec-independent protein translocase subunit TatA, with translation MGSFSIWHWLIVLVIVMLVFGTKKLSNMGSDIGKAVKGFKDGVKGDDEKPVTPVTPSTIDVDAKEKNKL, from the coding sequence ATGGGTTCATTTAGTATTTGGCACTGGCTGATCGTTCTGGTGATTGTGATGCTGGTCTTCGGCACCAAGAAACTGAGCAATATGGGTTCCGACATCGGCAAGGCCGTCAAGGGCTTCAAGGATGGCGTCAAGGGCGACGACGAGAAGCCGGTCACGCCGGTCACGCCGAGCACCATCGACGTCGACGCCAAAGAGAAAAACAAGCTGTAA
- a CDS encoding histidine triad nucleotide-binding protein, whose protein sequence is MENCLFCKIAEKKIPSTAVYEDDELLAFKDINPAAPVHLLVIPKKHISTLSDCSANEAPLLGKMLALAPRLAEEFGCAVSYDADGTPGGGYKSVINSGPDGGQEVYHLHLHVIGGAHPWRGER, encoded by the coding sequence GTGGAAAACTGCCTGTTTTGCAAGATAGCTGAAAAGAAAATCCCGTCGACCGCCGTGTATGAGGACGACGAGTTGCTGGCGTTCAAGGATATCAACCCTGCCGCGCCCGTACATCTGCTGGTAATCCCGAAGAAACACATCTCAACCTTGTCCGATTGCAGTGCCAACGAGGCGCCTTTGCTGGGCAAGATGCTGGCGCTCGCCCCCCGTCTGGCAGAGGAATTCGGCTGCGCAGTCAGCTATGATGCGGACGGCACGCCCGGCGGCGGTTACAAGAGTGTGATCAACAGTGGGCCGGACGGCGGGCAGGAGGTGTACCATCTGCATTTGCACGTGATCGGCGGCGCGCACCCCTGGCGCGGCGAGCGGTAA
- a CDS encoding phosphoribosyl-ATP diphosphatase encodes MSTQLDRLAELIESRKPANGGDPAASYVAKLFAKGDDAILKKIGEEATETVMAAKDARHAGGNGDKVLYEVADLWFHTLVLLAQFDLKPQQVLDELARREGVSGIAEKAGRAE; translated from the coding sequence ATGAGCACACAACTGGACCGCCTGGCCGAGCTGATCGAGTCACGCAAGCCGGCCAACGGCGGCGACCCCGCCGCCTCCTACGTCGCCAAGCTGTTCGCCAAGGGCGACGACGCCATCCTGAAAAAAATCGGCGAGGAAGCCACCGAGACGGTGATGGCCGCCAAGGACGCGCGCCACGCCGGCGGCAACGGCGACAAGGTCTTGTACGAAGTGGCCGACTTGTGGTTCCATACGCTGGTGCTGCTGGCCCAGTTCGACCTCAAGCCGCAGCAGGTGCTCGACGAGCTGGCGCGCCGCGAGGGCGTCTCCGGCATCGCCGAAAAAGCCGGGCGCGCCGAATAA
- the hisI gene encoding phosphoribosyl-AMP cyclohydrolase, producing the protein MSTTTTTTPGSLAKAKWLKKIQWDENGLVPVIAQEAGSNDVLMFAWMNRDALAKTVELGEAVYWSRSRKKLWHKGEESGHTQKVLEIRLDCDEDVVLLKIEQAGGIACHTGRHSCFFQKFEGDALEGDWQNSEPVLKDPSDIYAAKPKKTP; encoded by the coding sequence ATGTCGACCACGACCACGACCACCCCGGGCAGCCTCGCCAAAGCCAAATGGCTGAAAAAGATTCAATGGGACGAAAACGGCCTGGTGCCGGTCATCGCCCAGGAAGCCGGCAGCAATGACGTGCTGATGTTCGCGTGGATGAACCGCGACGCCCTGGCCAAGACGGTCGAGCTGGGCGAGGCGGTGTACTGGAGCCGTTCGCGCAAGAAACTGTGGCACAAGGGCGAGGAGTCCGGCCACACGCAAAAGGTGCTGGAGATCCGCCTCGACTGCGACGAGGACGTGGTTCTGCTCAAGATCGAGCAGGCCGGCGGCATCGCCTGCCATACGGGCCGGCATTCGTGCTTCTTCCAGAAGTTCGAGGGCGACGCGCTCGAGGGCGACTGGCAGAACAGCGAGCCGGTGCTGAAAGATCCGTCCGATATTTACGCGGCAAAGCCGAAGAAGACCCCATGA
- the hisF gene encoding imidazole glycerol phosphate synthase subunit HisF: MLAKRIIPCLDVTDGRVVKGVNFTELRDAGDPVEIARRYDEQGADELTFLDITATSDNRGLILDIIEAVASQVFIPLTVGGGVREVADVRRLLNAGADKVSMNSSAVSNPQLVFDASQKHGSQCIVVAIDAKQVSPGKWEVFTHGGRKATGIDAIEWAVKMEKLGAGEILLTSMDRDGTKSGFDLGLTRGVSDAIGIPVIASGGVGGLQDLADGVKLGKADAVLAASIFHYGQHTVQEAKRFMAQQGIPMRLD; this comes from the coding sequence ATGCTCGCTAAACGCATCATTCCCTGCCTGGACGTGACCGACGGCCGCGTCGTCAAAGGCGTCAACTTCACCGAGCTGCGCGACGCCGGCGATCCGGTCGAGATCGCCCGCCGCTACGACGAGCAGGGCGCCGACGAACTGACCTTCCTCGACATCACCGCCACCAGCGACAACCGCGGCCTGATCCTCGACATCATCGAGGCCGTGGCCTCGCAGGTGTTCATTCCGCTGACAGTCGGCGGCGGCGTGCGCGAGGTGGCCGACGTGCGCCGCCTGCTCAACGCCGGCGCGGACAAGGTCAGCATGAACTCGTCGGCCGTCAGCAATCCGCAACTGGTGTTCGACGCCTCGCAAAAGCACGGTTCGCAGTGCATCGTGGTGGCGATCGACGCCAAGCAGGTCTCGCCGGGCAAGTGGGAAGTGTTCACGCACGGCGGCCGCAAGGCCACCGGCATCGACGCCATCGAGTGGGCCGTCAAAATGGAAAAACTGGGCGCGGGCGAAATCCTGCTCACCAGCATGGACCGCGACGGCACCAAGTCCGGCTTCGACCTGGGCCTGACGCGCGGCGTGTCCGACGCCATCGGCATCCCGGTAATCGCCTCGGGCGGCGTCGGCGGCCTGCAGGACCTGGCCGACGGCGTCAAGCTGGGCAAGGCCGACGCGGTGCTGGCGGCCAGCATCTTCCACTACGGCCAGCACACGGTGCAGGAAGCCAAGCGTTTCATGGCACAACAGGGCATTCCGATGCGCCTGGATTAA